The bacterium genomic interval AAAGAAACGAGCCGCTTCACAGAAAAGGAAATGACCGGCTTCCGGAGACAGAAAGTTGGAATGATCTTTCAGCAGTTTCATCTTGTGCCTCATCTTACTGCGCTGGAGAATGTGATGCTGGCGCAATACTTCCACAGCATTGTGGATCAGGAGCAGGCAATCGAGCTGATGTCCCGCATTGGACTCGGCGACCGTTTAAAGCATCTGCCATCCCAGCTTTCCGGAGGAGAACAGCAGCGTGTTTGCGTGGCGCGGGCATTGATCAACGAGCCGAAGGTTTTACTGGCGGATGAGCCGACCGGAAACCTGGATGAAGATAATGAACGGGAGATTATCCGGTTGTTGATGAAGCTGCATGAACGGGAAGGTCTGACGATTTTGATGGTCACGCATGATCTTGCAGTGGGCCGCATCGCGGATCGTCAAATTGAATTGAATCATGGACACCTGATCGCTGCTACTTCGTTGGTGAAGCAAATTGAAGATGATATTGATGATGCGATGGAGCAACTCTGGTTGTTGTACGAAGAGAATAAGCTGGATCGTCAAAGTGCAATGGAAGTGCGGATTTTGAAAGAAGAAATGATGTCACATTTGCGATCGATCCGGATGATTCAGATGGAAAACGGATCGATCTCATTCACATCAGAAGGGGAGACCCGCGCGCGCGACATTATCCGCCGTCATCGTTTGGGCGAATGCCTGTTTGCTCAAACCTTTGGGCTCTCTACGCGGGAAGCATCGGATGAAGCTTGTCAACTCGAACACATTATCAGTCAGGATGTGGCGGAAAGGATCTGCTCATTCCTGGGACATCCTCTGCTCTGTCCGCATGGCCATAACATCCCGCCCGGCCGCTGCTGCAATCGATAACGGACAGCAGGCGCCCCGCCTGCATTATGGACCGCGGATGTCCCGTCCGCACAAAAAAAATATTCGACTTATAATTAATCATTCAGCAGCCATGCCGGGCAAAATTACATTAGAAGTTACGCAAGGACCGATACGCGGAAAAGAATTCGTATTTGATGAGCATGACACTTTCATTTTTGGTCGTGCTCGCGATTGTCATGCGCGGCTGGCGCAAGAAGACACAACCGCTTCGCGGCATCATTTCATGCTGGAAGTGAATCCACCGGATGTGCGGATCCGTGATCTTGGCAGCTTGAATGGCACCTATGTCAACGGCAAGAAATACGGCGGACGAAGAGAAGGGGAATCGCCACAGGAAGCTGCGCAAAGGAAACAACCTGACCTCGATCTCATAGACCGGGACACAATTGGTGTAGGAGAAACGGTTTTTCTCGTGCGAATCCAGGCCCCCGCGCTCTGTTGCCGATGTCACAAAGAGATTCCGGAAGAGTTTCAGGGTATGTGCCGGTGGATTGAAGACGCTTTCCTCTGTCCGCAGTGCAAAACCGAAGTGGAACACGCAGGCGAACCTGCGAAGCCCGAACCGGCGCGCTGCGAACAATGCGACAAGGACGTTTCCAGCGAAATCGGCTCCGGAAGGCTGGGAGATTACATCTGCGAAAAGTGCCGCAATGAAGCCAAGTTCAATCCGGTGGGAGTGCTCATCCATTTGCTGATGCAATCACGGGAAGAGGGGCAGGAGGAGGCCTCCCTCAGCAACATTGCCGGTTACAAGATCGAACGGATGCTCGGGCGCGGATCTCTCGGGGCGGTTTACGTCGCGGAGAGAAAAGAGGATTCCACCAAAGTGGCTTTGAAGATCATGCTGGCGAAAGTGGCGGTGGATGAAAAATCACGGCAGCGTTTTCACCGGGATGTGGAAACGGTATGCGAATTGCGTCATTCTAATATCGTAGAAATGTATGAACATGGTTCTGCTGGCAGCGGTTTTTATTTCGGGATGGAGTACTGTTCCGGAGGAAACGCCGAAGAGTGGATGCAAAAAAAAGGCAGTCCTTTACCACTGGAAGAGGCGGCCTGGATCGGGTTGCAGGTTCTGGAAGGACTCGCACACGCGCATCAAAAAGGATATGTGCACCGCGCGATCAAACCCTCCAACATCGTGCTCAAGGGACAGAACAAGTACACAGCAAAACTTGTGGACTTCGGACTTGCCCGGAGTTTTGAGCGCGCCGGCTTTTCGGGGATGAGCGCGACAGGGTCGACCTTGAATGCCGCGATGTTCATGCCCCGCGAGCAATTGACGCAGTTTCGTTTCAGCAGCCCTGCCGGGGATGTCTGGAGTCTCGCTGCCACGCTTTATTACATGCTGACCGGGCAATCTCCACGATATTTTCCACAAGGAAAGGATCCGGTCGAAGTCATTTTGCGCGGTGGATTTACGCCGATCCGCGAATACGCTTCTCATATTCCCAGAAAAGTGGCCAAAACCATCGACAGGGCCCTTGACGACGACACGAGAGAGCGCTTCAGCGATGCCTCCGAGTTTCTGCGCGCCCTGAACAAGGCGCTGTAGCGCGGGCGTCTCGCCTGCGTCCTGGCTGCGTCGTTTTGCAACATAGAATTTACAACTCAACACCATACCATTCTGCGGTGATTGTTCTATACTTTTGCTATGGACAGAAAAAAGCCGGTTATTGTTGCGGCCATCGACGTAGGATCGAGCGGCATACGGATGGAGATTTCAGAAGCTCAAGCGGACGGCTCTTTACGGACTCTTGAAAATTTGAACCGGGCTGTTGCTCTTGGAAAGGATACTTTTACGCACGGGAACTTGAGGGAGGAGACAATTCAAACCGTTTGCCAATCGCTCGCCGATTTTTCGCAGGTGATGAAGGATTACAACGTCACCCGTTATCGCGCTGTTGCAACGAGCGCCATCCGCGAAGCTGGAAATGCTGATACCTTTATTGATCGTGCTTTCCTGCGCTCCGGCATTGAAATTGATGTGATCGACGGTTCGGAAGAAAATCGCCTCACTTACATGGCGATTCACGAAACCGCGCAAGGCAAAATCGATTTGCAAAACCAGAATACGCTGGTGGTGGAAGTGGGGGGAGGGAGCACTGATATCTCCTTTCTCCAGGCGGGAAAACCGCTTCACTTTGGCACATTTGCGCTTGGAGCTGTGCGGCTCCGGCAATCTCTGGTGGGTGTAAAAGGAGAATGGAAACAGCGGTTAAAATTGCTCGATCGCCAGATCAAAAATACGATTGATACGATCGCGAATAC includes:
- a CDS encoding serine/threonine-protein kinase; this translates as MPGKITLEVTQGPIRGKEFVFDEHDTFIFGRARDCHARLAQEDTTASRHHFMLEVNPPDVRIRDLGSLNGTYVNGKKYGGRREGESPQEAAQRKQPDLDLIDRDTIGVGETVFLVRIQAPALCCRCHKEIPEEFQGMCRWIEDAFLCPQCKTEVEHAGEPAKPEPARCEQCDKDVSSEIGSGRLGDYICEKCRNEAKFNPVGVLIHLLMQSREEGQEEASLSNIAGYKIERMLGRGSLGAVYVAERKEDSTKVALKIMLAKVAVDEKSRQRFHRDVETVCELRHSNIVEMYEHGSAGSGFYFGMEYCSGGNAEEWMQKKGSPLPLEEAAWIGLQVLEGLAHAHQKGYVHRAIKPSNIVLKGQNKYTAKLVDFGLARSFERAGFSGMSATGSTLNAAMFMPREQLTQFRFSSPAGDVWSLAATLYYMLTGQSPRYFPQGKDPVEVILRGGFTPIREYASHIPRKVAKTIDRALDDDTRERFSDASEFLRALNKAL